A region of Desulfobacterales bacterium DNA encodes the following proteins:
- the pilQ gene encoding type IV pilus secretin PilQ: MTVNHYCKKSAPWLAAFVMIAIMIGGCAQKKDVKKDTFFDKWKIMAESSRGYSPSVKKPVEKPPTVTQPEISTTAARPTEVRPTVEFEKLLPTTPVSMKMHDIDVTVLLRALAKAADQNIMINEKVKGKANINISKAPWDQVFKALLRTHGLTYSWEGDIIRIMTMEDMAQDLKRESQKQGFRLVAQPMTQVVKINYSEAVKLKANLEKFLTLNAEGKPIGSIMVDEHTNSLIIQAIQADIDAILPIIEKLDRPTHQILIEAHIVEATKDTARELGVQWGGLYKGGGNTWITSGANTSGVMGNTVGTAIDPTSGLVSNFPAAEITGSLPMTIGYVTQSIGSYILNVQLSALQKDNKINILSSPSITTLDNQKAIIESGTDSPYQSIQDNTVKVEYKKATLSLEVTPHVIDGKMLKLQIKTNKDEILKEGTIGPTISTKMAETNILLFDGQTTVIGGLTKEKTDKTETGVPSLKDIPLLGWLFKSDSDKGAMEDLLIFITPHILKEQPFEAIQPKPAEQKPPAIKPEVVPQ; encoded by the coding sequence ATGACTGTTAATCATTATTGTAAAAAATCAGCGCCATGGCTTGCTGCTTTCGTTATGATCGCGATCATGATCGGTGGATGCGCGCAGAAAAAGGACGTTAAAAAAGATACCTTTTTCGACAAGTGGAAAATAATGGCGGAAAGCTCGCGCGGATATTCTCCCTCAGTCAAAAAGCCTGTTGAAAAACCGCCGACCGTAACTCAGCCTGAAATTTCCACCACGGCAGCAAGACCGACTGAAGTAAGACCAACCGTGGAATTTGAAAAGCTGCTTCCCACAACGCCTGTCAGTATGAAAATGCATGATATTGACGTGACCGTCCTGCTCCGGGCATTGGCCAAGGCCGCCGATCAGAATATCATGATTAACGAGAAGGTTAAAGGCAAGGCCAACATCAATATCAGCAAGGCGCCCTGGGATCAGGTCTTTAAAGCGCTGTTGCGCACCCACGGACTGACCTATAGCTGGGAAGGGGACATCATCCGCATCATGACCATGGAGGATATGGCGCAAGACCTCAAGAGGGAGTCCCAGAAGCAGGGCTTTCGGCTGGTGGCGCAGCCTATGACTCAGGTTGTTAAGATCAATTATTCTGAAGCTGTGAAACTGAAAGCAAATTTGGAAAAATTTCTCACCTTAAATGCGGAGGGCAAACCGATCGGGTCGATCATGGTGGACGAGCACACCAACTCACTTATTATCCAGGCCATTCAGGCCGATATCGATGCAATCCTGCCGATTATTGAAAAACTGGACCGGCCGACCCATCAAATTCTGATTGAAGCCCATATCGTTGAGGCAACCAAGGACACCGCCCGTGAGTTGGGGGTTCAGTGGGGCGGGCTTTATAAGGGGGGTGGTAACACTTGGATTACTTCCGGGGCCAATACATCGGGGGTTATGGGAAATACCGTCGGCACTGCGATTGATCCCACCTCCGGGCTGGTGTCTAATTTTCCAGCCGCCGAAATTACGGGCAGCCTTCCCATGACCATCGGGTATGTTACACAAAGTATCGGGAGTTATATTTTGAATGTTCAGCTTTCAGCTCTGCAGAAAGATAACAAAATAAATATTCTTTCAAGCCCGTCCATTACTACTTTAGACAACCAGAAGGCGATTATCGAAAGCGGTACTGACTCGCCGTATCAATCCATTCAGGACAATACCGTTAAGGTCGAATATAAGAAGGCAACACTTAGTTTGGAAGTCACTCCCCATGTAATTGATGGCAAAATGTTGAAGCTGCAAATTAAGACAAATAAGGACGAGATTTTGAAAGAAGGGACTATAGGCCCCACTATATCAACTAAAATGGCAGAAACTAATATTTTGCTCTTTGACGGGCAAACAACCGTTATCGGCGGGCTGACAAAGGAGAAAACCGATAAGACTGAAACCGGTGTGCCTTCCTTGAAGGATATTCCCTTATTGGGCTGGCTTTTTAAAAGTGATAGCGATAAGGGAGCAATGGAAGACCTGCTGATATTCATTACCCCGCATATTCTCAAAGAACAACCATTTGAAGCGATTCAACCAAAACCGGCGGAACAGAAGCCTCCGGCAATTAAACCTGAAGTAGTTCCGCAATAA
- a CDS encoding response regulator, whose protein sequence is MKDGRKTRVYLTDQFVLTGFGLAAMYWVLDSFLYIFLSYDANFFHRLTGVDISGVWTRLIVCCLFIIFGSHAQYTFNQRKKVEEALTDSEEKYRTIVESLEDGYYEIDLSGNFKFFNDAMCSIMGYERDAMEGINIKRFADEENAKKIFDMFNNVLNTDKSIKAFDSTIIRKDGTIRVVESSVSLIKDTKYQSTGFRGIIRDVTERKQAEALTQEKIAAEAASRSKSEFLANMSHEIRTPLNSITGLTELVLDTKLSSDQREDLEVVKAASFSLLSVINDILDFSKIEAGRLELDEIPFELRDFLGESIRILGIRAHEKGVELAYRVAPDVPDRFLGDPARFRQVLLNLAGNAIKFTDHGEVVVSVTKEQLSETGAILHFSVRDTGIGIPKDKHTSIFQAFQQADGSTSRRFGGTGLGLAVSSQLVELMGGRIWLESEPGKGSNFHYTARFKLDPEAEDVMPLQPDFDVSGMRVLVVDDNSTHLEIIRELLESWNMSPTTAADAKSAQRILSVSGSTVPPFKVAVIDADMPESDGFKLAIGINKQASLGLPIIMMLTHSSLRSHPDLKGIGVKATVTKPVRSSDLLDAIKTAFHTGESRQEITPKVLKPLMQFDKQPLRILVVEDTPFNQKFIQRLLNRWGHQAVIVENGIKAVEAVTKQSFDIILMDVQMPKMDGFEATAEIRKLEAQTGNHIPIIAMTAHAMKGDRERCLAAGMDDYISKPISSDALQNMIAELVPAAKASPKPPPKSAPKGTPAVIDEKTLLNAFDNDWVFFREAVGMFLNDFPQMLSNIGAAVKANDAKELRMTAHALKGMVGNFQAKTTALAALALEEMGRNQDFKGVEEAFEKLSGEMEDLKQTLITIAKEENH, encoded by the coding sequence ATGAAAGACGGCCGAAAAACCCGGGTCTATCTGACCGACCAATTTGTCCTGACCGGCTTTGGCCTGGCGGCAATGTACTGGGTTCTCGATTCTTTTTTATATATCTTCCTGTCCTACGACGCCAATTTTTTTCATAGGCTCACCGGCGTCGATATCAGCGGGGTATGGACGCGTTTGATTGTCTGCTGTCTCTTCATTATTTTCGGCTCCCATGCCCAATACACCTTTAATCAGCGTAAAAAAGTGGAGGAGGCCCTGACAGACAGCGAAGAAAAGTATCGAACCATCGTTGAAAGCCTTGAAGACGGCTATTATGAGATTGACCTGAGCGGAAATTTCAAGTTCTTTAACGACGCCATGTGCAGCATCATGGGGTATGAGCGGGATGCAATGGAAGGCATCAATATCAAACGCTTTGCGGATGAAGAAAACGCCAAAAAGATCTTTGACATGTTTAACAATGTCCTGAATACCGATAAATCAATCAAGGCGTTCGACAGTACGATTATTCGAAAAGACGGAACGATCCGGGTCGTGGAATCCTCCGTATCTTTAATCAAGGATACAAAGTATCAGTCCACCGGATTCAGGGGCATCATCCGTGATGTCACCGAACGGAAACAGGCAGAAGCCCTGACACAGGAAAAAATTGCTGCTGAAGCCGCCAGCCGTTCCAAAAGCGAGTTTCTGGCCAATATGAGCCATGAAATCAGAACCCCTTTGAATTCCATTACCGGTTTGACCGAACTGGTGCTGGACACCAAATTAAGTTCCGACCAGCGCGAGGATCTGGAAGTTGTCAAAGCGGCTTCTTTTTCACTCTTATCGGTTATCAATGATATCCTGGACTTTTCCAAAATCGAAGCCGGCAGGCTGGAACTCGATGAAATTCCTTTTGAGCTAAGAGATTTTCTGGGAGAATCCATCCGGATTCTCGGTATACGGGCCCACGAAAAAGGGGTTGAATTGGCGTATCGGGTTGCACCCGATGTGCCGGACCGGTTTTTAGGCGATCCCGCCAGATTTCGTCAGGTACTGCTGAATTTGGCCGGTAACGCCATTAAATTTACCGATCATGGAGAAGTCGTTGTTTCGGTGACAAAAGAACAGCTGTCTGAAACCGGCGCCATTTTACATTTTTCAGTAAGGGATACCGGCATCGGAATTCCTAAAGATAAACATACCAGCATATTTCAAGCCTTTCAGCAGGCCGACGGCAGCACCTCGCGTCGTTTCGGCGGTACCGGCCTCGGACTGGCCGTTTCTTCCCAACTGGTGGAACTGATGGGAGGACGCATCTGGCTGGAAAGCGAACCGGGCAAGGGCAGCAACTTCCATTATACCGCCCGCTTTAAATTGGACCCGGAGGCAGAGGATGTCATGCCGCTGCAACCCGATTTCGATGTTTCCGGCATGCGGGTGCTGGTGGTAGACGATAATTCCACCCATCTGGAAATCATCCGGGAACTGCTTGAGAGTTGGAACATGTCGCCCACAACTGCTGCCGACGCCAAGTCGGCTCAGCGGATCTTATCGGTTTCCGGTTCTACAGTCCCACCGTTCAAAGTGGCTGTTATCGACGCCGACATGCCGGAATCAGATGGTTTTAAGCTTGCCATCGGTATCAACAAGCAAGCCTCCCTGGGGCTGCCGATCATCATGATGCTGACGCATTCTTCACTACGCAGCCATCCTGATTTAAAGGGCATCGGTGTTAAAGCAACCGTAACCAAACCGGTCCGGTCATCAGACCTGCTGGATGCGATTAAAACCGCCTTCCATACGGGCGAAAGCCGGCAGGAGATAACGCCCAAAGTTCTCAAACCCCTGATGCAATTTGACAAACAGCCGCTGCGAATTCTGGTTGTCGAAGATACGCCGTTTAACCAAAAGTTTATCCAGCGTCTGCTGAACCGTTGGGGGCACCAGGCGGTTATAGTTGAAAACGGCATCAAGGCGGTAGAGGCTGTCACCAAGCAGTCTTTTGATATTATCCTGATGGATGTCCAGATGCCGAAAATGGATGGATTCGAAGCCACCGCTGAAATACGCAAGCTGGAGGCCCAGACTGGCAACCATATTCCCATCATCGCCATGACGGCCCATGCCATGAAAGGCGACCGCGAGCGCTGTCTGGCCGCCGGAATGGATGACTACATCTCCAAGCCGATCTCTTCCGATGCCCTTCAGAATATGATTGCAGAACTCGTTCCGGCCGCCAAAGCCTCACCAAAGCCTCCTCCAAAGAGCGCACCGAAAGGGACTCCGGCTGTAATTGACGAAAAAACACTCTTAAACGCATTTGACAACGACTGGGTTTTTTTTCGTGAAGCGGTGGGCATGTTCCTGAACGATTTTCCCCAGATGCTGTCCAATATTGGAGCAGCCGTTAAAGCCAATGATGCTAAAGAACTTCGAATGACGGCCCATGCCCTCAAGGGCATGGTGGGAAACTTTCAGGCCAAAACAACCGCCCTGGCCGCCCTGGCACTTGAAGAAATGGGACGGAACCAGGATTTTAAAGGTGTTGAAGAAGCTTTTGAAAAACTGTCCGGTGAAATGGAAGATCTAAAGCAGACACTCATCACCATAGCCAAGGAAGAAAATCATTGA
- a CDS encoding response regulator — MNILIAEDDAITLSRICHFLEKWDHHVITAKDGLEALEKFLSQDVDIVLTDWNMPEMDGLELIRHINKHSSDKPYVYVIFLTSRGDKDDVVAALSEEGVDDYLVKPFDPDELKARIGVGQRTVRIERALKEYGQGLEKIVQKQTLVIRETQEETIYRLLTALETRDEETGGHVRRIALSSSVIAEAIGWDADKVEDLRLAAPMHDIGKIGVPDAILLKPGKLTAEEFEIMKTHTTIGGQILAGSHFRMLQIAHDIAISHHEKWSGKGYPIGLAEENIPLVGRILAIVDVFDALSHDRIYHKAEPEEKVIQIMQAGRGSHFDPKLYDLFIELLPKIRAIAAENP, encoded by the coding sequence TTGAATATCCTCATCGCAGAAGATGACGCCATTACCCTGAGCCGAATTTGTCATTTTTTAGAAAAATGGGATCACCATGTCATCACAGCCAAAGACGGGTTGGAGGCCCTTGAAAAATTTCTTTCCCAAGATGTCGACATCGTTCTGACCGACTGGAACATGCCCGAAATGGACGGGCTGGAGCTGATTCGCCATATCAACAAGCATAGCAGCGACAAACCCTATGTTTACGTTATTTTTCTGACCTCCCGGGGTGATAAGGATGATGTTGTTGCAGCGTTGTCCGAGGAAGGTGTTGATGATTACCTTGTAAAACCGTTCGACCCGGATGAGCTTAAGGCCCGCATCGGGGTAGGCCAGCGAACAGTTCGGATCGAAAGGGCCCTCAAAGAGTATGGCCAGGGGCTGGAGAAGATCGTACAGAAACAGACCCTTGTGATTCGTGAAACCCAGGAAGAAACCATCTACCGGCTCTTGACCGCCCTTGAAACCCGGGATGAAGAAACCGGCGGACATGTTCGCCGCATCGCCCTGTCCAGCTCAGTCATAGCAGAAGCCATCGGTTGGGATGCAGACAAAGTCGAGGATTTGCGCCTGGCCGCCCCCATGCACGACATCGGCAAAATCGGCGTCCCCGACGCGATCCTGCTGAAACCCGGCAAACTCACCGCCGAAGAGTTTGAAATCATGAAAACCCACACCACTATCGGCGGACAGATACTGGCGGGATCCCACTTTCGCATGCTGCAGATTGCCCACGATATCGCCATTTCTCATCATGAAAAATGGAGCGGTAAGGGCTACCCCATAGGTTTGGCGGAGGAAAACATTCCGCTGGTCGGCCGGATTTTGGCCATAGTGGATGTTTTTGATGCCCTTAGCCACGATCGCATCTATCATAAGGCCGAGCCTGAAGAGAAAGTCATTCAAATCATGCAGGCGGGCCGCGGTTCCCATTTTGACCCCAAGCTCTATGATCTGTTTATTGAACTTCTTCCCAAAATAAGGGCGATCGCAGCAGAAAATCCGTAA
- a CDS encoding ABC transporter permease subunit yields the protein MKLFGIKLPMMASLVIWAIVWELIGRFDLSILLPPLSLILIRMVEIIPTAIFFKAFWITAKCFLIGSAIAVVAGIPIGVLMGRSIIADRMLLPWVNMFLSAPLTALVPVLMTLFGFGEKTIILTTVLFAIWIIVLDARAGVKGISLSLVEMAHSYGANNWQSFSKIYVWAALPEILAGIRLGFIRAIKGVIIGQLLVSIVGFGRLFELYSSNFLMEHMWAMLLVLFFFAFLIAEGMGAIERKFSYYAASR from the coding sequence ATGAAACTATTTGGCATCAAACTGCCGATGATGGCTTCACTGGTCATCTGGGCGATCGTATGGGAACTCATCGGGCGGTTTGACCTGTCGATTCTGCTGCCGCCGTTGAGTCTGATTCTGATTCGGATGGTCGAAATTATCCCGACCGCGATATTCTTCAAGGCGTTTTGGATCACAGCAAAGTGCTTTTTGATCGGGTCGGCTATCGCCGTTGTTGCGGGGATACCGATCGGGGTTCTGATGGGGCGATCCATCATTGCCGACCGGATGCTGCTGCCGTGGGTCAACATGTTCCTGAGCGCGCCCCTGACAGCCCTGGTGCCGGTCCTGATGACCCTGTTCGGGTTCGGCGAAAAAACCATCATCCTGACGACCGTGCTGTTTGCGATCTGGATTATCGTGCTGGACGCGCGTGCCGGTGTAAAGGGTATCTCACTGTCTCTGGTTGAAATGGCGCACAGTTACGGCGCGAACAACTGGCAGTCGTTTAGCAAAATTTATGTCTGGGCGGCGCTGCCGGAGATACTGGCCGGTATCCGTTTGGGCTTTATCCGCGCCATAAAAGGTGTCATCATCGGCCAACTGCTGGTTTCCATCGTCGGTTTCGGCAGGTTGTTCGAGCTGTATTCTTCCAATTTTTTAATGGAACACATGTGGGCGATGTTGCTGGTGCTTTTCTTCTTTGCCTTTCTGATTGCAGAGGGAATGGGTGCCATCGAACGCAAGTTTTCGTACTATGCCGCTTCACGATAA
- a CDS encoding ABC transporter ATP-binding protein, whose product MSTITKSVSETIAPVAVAVENVSKIYPGGVEALSNMTLQFPKGELTSVLGPSGCGKTTLLKIIAGLLPANSGTVTVNGKPVTGPGPERAFVFQDFALMPWASVIRNVAFGLELRGVDKSERMAMAEKQIESVGLKGFENHYPHQLSGGMRQRVGLARALAVDADILLMDEPFSAVDEQTRRKFQEDLLGVVQNEKKTFIFVTHSIEEAVYLSDSIALLLPRPSRVSEIIKPDIRRDIDPDAIRSDPVYLDTVERIWQGLRRYIE is encoded by the coding sequence ATGAGTACGATTACTAAATCTGTTTCCGAAACGATAGCACCCGTTGCTGTTGCGGTTGAAAATGTTTCCAAAATTTATCCCGGAGGCGTTGAGGCACTGAGCAATATGACGCTCCAGTTTCCCAAAGGAGAGCTTACGTCCGTGTTGGGTCCTTCCGGCTGCGGCAAAACCACCCTCTTGAAAATTATCGCGGGGCTGCTGCCGGCGAATTCCGGAACGGTTACGGTCAACGGCAAGCCGGTTACCGGTCCGGGACCCGAGCGCGCCTTTGTGTTTCAGGATTTTGCCCTCATGCCGTGGGCCTCGGTCATTCGCAATGTCGCCTTTGGGCTGGAACTGCGTGGTGTTGATAAATCCGAACGCATGGCCATGGCCGAGAAACAAATCGAAAGTGTGGGGCTGAAAGGTTTTGAAAATCATTATCCGCACCAGCTTTCGGGGGGCATGCGGCAGCGCGTGGGCCTGGCGCGCGCGCTGGCAGTGGATGCCGATATCCTGTTGATGGATGAGCCCTTTTCGGCGGTGGATGAGCAAACCCGCCGGAAATTTCAGGAAGATCTCCTCGGCGTGGTGCAGAACGAGAAAAAGACCTTTATTTTCGTTACGCACTCCATTGAAGAAGCGGTTTATCTATCCGACAGCATCGCCCTGCTCTTGCCGCGGCCCAGCCGGGTTTCTGAAATCATCAAGCCGGATATCCGCCGCGATATCGACCCGGATGCCATCCGAAGCGATCCCGTCTATCTGGATACGGTCGAACGTATCTGGCAGGGTCTGCGGCGATATATCGAATAA